The Candidatus Rokuibacteriota bacterium genome segment TCTGCGCCGCCTGTGATCTGCCCCTCTTTGCGTCAGACACGAAGTACGACAGCCGCACAGGATGGCCCAGCTTTTGGACCCCGATCGAGGGGGCGACCCGGAACTCCACGGACCGGAGCTTCTTTTCCGTGCGTACGGAGGTGCACTGCCGCCGCTGCGGAGGGCATCTGGGCCACGTGTTCGACGATGGGCCCAAGCCGACG includes the following:
- the msrB gene encoding peptide-methionine (R)-S-oxide reductase MsrB — translated: MSTTEAFEITKTEAEWRKILTPEQFHVLRKHGTERAGTSLLDKEYGGGTFVCAACDLPLFASDTKYDSRTGWPSFWTPIEGATRNSTDRSFFSVRTEVHCRRCGGHLGHVFDDGPKPTGLRYCMNGVALQFRRG